Within Corynebacterium timonense, the genomic segment GTCGTGGCCCGGGCGCGCGCGGCGGCGCTCGGCGGCGCGGGCCTGATCCAGGTCCGCAGCAAACCGATCTCGGCGCGCGAGCTCTACCACCTCGGCCGCGAGGTGGCCACCGCCGTGCGCGAGGTCAGCCCCACCGCGCGCGTGCTTATCGACGACCGCGTCGACGTCGCCCTCGCCCTGCGCGAGTACGGGGTGGCCGGCGTCCACCTCGGCCACGACGACCTCGACGTGCGCGTCGCCCGCGACCTGCTCGGGCCCGAGGCAATCATCGGCCTGACCACCGGCACCGTGGAGCTGGTGCGCGCGGCCAACGAGCTCGCCGGCTACGTCGACTACATCGGCGCGGGGCCGTTTCGGGACACCCCGACGAAGGACTCGGGGCGCGCCCCCATCGGTCTGGAAGGCTACCCCGCCCTCGTGCGCGAGGCGACGATGCCGGTCGTCGCCATCGGCGACGTCACCGCCGAGGATGCCGCCGATCTGGCCGCCACGGGGGTGGCCGGGCTCGCGATCGTGCGCGGCATCATGAACGCCCCTGACCCGCGGTCATACGTTCGCCGCGTCGTTGACGAGTTCGAGCGGGGGCGACGGGTGTTAAATAGAACACATGAATAGCAGACGAGTCTATGCCAGCGTCCTCGCTTTTTTGATGACCGCAGGATGGGCGGCGA encodes:
- a CDS encoding thiamine phosphate synthase; the protein is MVNSGLDLRCYFVTGAGPDVVARARAAALGGAGLIQVRSKPISARELYHLGREVATAVREVSPTARVLIDDRVDVALALREYGVAGVHLGHDDLDVRVARDLLGPEAIIGLTTGTVELVRAANELAGYVDYIGAGPFRDTPTKDSGRAPIGLEGYPALVREATMPVVAIGDVTAEDAADLAATGVAGLAIVRGIMNAPDPRSYVRRVVDEFERGRRVLNRTHE